A genomic window from Nicotiana sylvestris chromosome 11, ASM39365v2, whole genome shotgun sequence includes:
- the LOC104210337 gene encoding suppressor protein SRP40-like codes for MDPKYGSGTCNHSRTDTVVAENETEASSPITFLVDSKNESESRTSSDAILNESTSGSSKSSELSCSIFSSSDGSSSDDFILVNPKIASNSISLDVTSSKYSRDAKPLSQDDYNGLNGMFCKLELNTSTSSASQISDISDESLLPTMSITKSPSIQMMERQGGYDPNRVPSSIFGSKSSTPKEWSAASDESLFSINVSLSRDHILLMGGDIWKSGELHKSGEPKNKCVELDRSEEVSKSSKLISFRDSPTVKGGKHTERICDTEKGVVTGNNLIEAGSQHEPIKKELHFEEEIKVGRNAEYSTTIGHSKGNEGFIDSYTTIHHSDGSGTSLAFPVSGKSTEPFCHIVYYTRKKSIWPLCFYSYCSCGSCCSRWPSSCFKCSGCLSCKWSSWICCSCKWLSWSGCCHKLPSR; via the exons ATGGACCCTAAATATGGAAGTGGAACCTGCAACCATTCTCGAACAGATACAGTGGTTGCTGAAAATGAAACTGAGGCCAGTTCACCAATAACCTTTCTCGTGGATTCTAAAAATGAGAGTGAAAGCAGAACAAGTTCAGATGCCATCTTAAATGAAAGTACTTCAGGATCAAGTAAAAGTTCAGAACTTTCTTGTTCCAtattttcatcctcagatggttCTTCCTCGGATGATTTCATCTTAGTGAATCCAAAAATAGCATCCAACTCTATCTCATTAGATGTAACATCTTCTAAATATTCTAGGGATGCCAAACCTTTATCCCAAGATGACTACAATGGTTTGAATGGTATGTTCTGTAAATTGGAACTGAATACATCAACAAGCTCCGCCTCGCAGATTTCAGACATCTCTGATGAATCTTTATTGCCAACCATGTCAATTACAAAATCTCCTTCTATCCAAATGATGGAAAGGCAAGGAGGCTATGATCCCAACAGAGTTCCGTCTTCTATTTTTGGAAGTAAATCGTCAACACCTAAGGAATGGAGTGCTGCCTCTGATGAGTCATTGTTTAGTATCAACGTCAGTCTTTCGAGGGATCATATTCTATTGATGGGTGGAGATATCTGGAAGTCAGGGGAACTTCATAAATCTGGGGAACCAAAAAACAAGTGTGTAGAATTAGACAGATCTGAAGAAGTTAGTAAGTCCAGCAAGCTAATTAGCTTTAGGGACTCTCCAACTGTAAAAGGAGGAAAACATACGGAAAGGATCTGTGATACAGAAAAGGGTGTGGTAACAGGAAACAACCTTATTGAAGCAGGAAGTCAACATGAACCAATTAAGAAAGAACTCcattttgaagaggaaattaAAGTAGGACGGAACGCAGAATATTCAACTACCATTGGACATTCCAAAGGGAATGAAGGGTTTATAGACTCCTACACCACAATTCACCATTCTGATGGGAGTGGTACATCTTTAGCTTTTCCAGT AAGTGGGAAGTCCACCGAACCTTTCTGCCATATTGTTTATTACACAAGAAAGAAGTCCATATGGCCATTGTGCTTCTATTCCTATTGTAGCTGCGGGTCTTGCTGCTCTAGGTGGCCAAGCAGTTGCTTTAAGTGCTCAGGTTGCTTATCTTGTAAGTGGTCAAGCTGGATATGTTGCTCTTGTAAGTGGTTAAGTTGGTCTGGTTGCTGCCATAAGTTGCCGAGCAGATAG